The Macaca nemestrina isolate mMacNem1 chromosome 6, mMacNem.hap1, whole genome shotgun sequence genome window below encodes:
- the LOC139363940 gene encoding MARCO-like protein produces MAIYISGSVVFQEEETVTTISDALEKMQPMTVTLLSLCFSELKFPTAINLLHALWSPDLTLSKLSFGHAPIDSRIVSGTLQIIALVTITCVFLASSTQISNTTVFKLEENSEPALILEKKNEANHLGGQRDSNEQGGSYTQGNLGTFSLQGQPGYFNKLEKPRNFKPGRAGVLNQSEILKNSGKSNQKGNPESSNMQEKSGSSSQLGKPGFSTQQGNPGSSGQQGKPGSFSRKVMVGSSSQQGKPGSSSQQGNLGSSTQKGNLGSSSLQGHLGLSSHQGKPESSGQQGKPGSSSQQGNLGSSSQQGNPGSSNQQGKPGLSNQQGNLGSSGQQGKPGSSSQPGKPGSSSHQGKPGSSSQQGNLHLSSQQGNQGPSSKQGKPGLSRHQGNLRLSSQQGKPGASSQQGKPGASSQQGDLGSSSQQGDLESSKNQGKPGSSSQQGDLGSSKHQGKPGSSSQQGDLGSSKHQGKPGSSSQQGDLGSSKHQGKPGSSSQQGDLGSSKHQGKPGSSSQQGDLGSSGQQGKPGSSSQLGKPGSSSHQGKPGSSSQQGNLHLSSQQGNQGPSSKQGKPGLSRHQGNLRLSSQQGKPGASSQQGKPGASSQQGDLGSSNQQGDLESSKNQGKPGSSSQEGDLGSSKHQGKPGSSSQQGDLGSSRHQSKPGSSSQQRKLRSLYNQRQRKNIDNTFNGNIKDFQYVNYIMLLSPSMYGFHRKSAARHMGDPLQRSLTLWSPPSKAHGEYCQATTDVTLRSKRFLVSLW; encoded by the exons ATGGCCATTTACATTTCTGGCTCAGTAGTTTTTCAGGAAGAGGAAACAGTAACAACAATAAG TGATGCCCTTGAGAAGATGCAGCCAATGACCGTAACACTCCTGAGCTTGTGCTTTTCTGAGCTTAAATTTCCTACTGCCATAAATCTACTTCATGCTTTATGGTCTCCAGACCTCACATTATCAAAGTTATCTTTTGGACATGCTCCAATTGATTCAAG GATTGTTTCAGGAACTCTACAGATAATAGCTTTAGTTACCATTACTTGTGTTTTCTTAG CATCTTCAACCCAGATTTCAAATACCACTGTTTTCAAACTAGAAGAGAATTCAGAACCTGCACTtattctggagaaaaaaaatgaagctaaCCATCTAGGAGGACAAAGGGATTCTAATGAGCAAGGAGGTAGTTATACACAAGGAAATCTGGGAACATTTAGTCTTCAAGGACAACCAGGATATTTTAACAAGCTAGAGAAACCAAGAAACTTTAAGCCAGGGAGAGCAGGAGTTTTAAACCagtctgagattttaaaaaattcaggaaaatctAACCAAAAAGGGAATCCAGAATCTTCTAATATGCAGGAAAAATCAGGATCTTCTAGCCAACTAGGGAAACCAGGGTTTTCTACCCAACAGGGAAATCCAGGGTCATCTGGCCAACAAGGGAAACCAGGGTCATTTAGCCGGAAAGTGATGGTGGGGTCATCTAGCCAACAGGGGAAGCCAGGATCATCTAGCCAACAAGGGAATCTAGGGTCATCTACCCAGAAAGGGAATTTAGGATCTTCTAGCCTACAAGGGCATCTGGGTTTATCTAGCCATCAAGGGAAGCCAGAGTCATCTGGCCAGCAAGGGAAGCCAGGGTCATCTAGCCAACAGGGAAATCTAGGATCTTCTAGCCAACAAGGAAATCCAGGGTCTTCTAACCAACAGGGGAAGCCAGGGTTGTCTAACCAACAAGGAAATCTAGGATCTTCTGGCCAACAGGGGAAGCCAGGATCTTCTAGCCAACCGGGGAAGCCAGGGTCATCTAGCCATCAGGGGAAGCCAGGGTCATCTAGCCAACAAGGAAATCTACATTTATCTAGCCAGCAAGGGAATCAAGGACCTTCTAGCAAACAGGGGAAGCCAGGGTTATCCAGACATCAAGGAAATCTACGATTATCTAGCCAGCAAGGGAAGCCAGGGGCATCCAGTCAACAAGGGAAGCCAGGGGCATCTAGCCAGCAAGGAGATCTAGGATCATCTAGCCAGCAAGGAGATCTAGAATCTTCTAAGAATCAGGGGAAGCCAGGGTCATCTAGCCAGCAAGGAGATCTAGGATCTTCTAAGCATCAGGGGAAGCCAGGGTCATCTAGCCAGCAAGGAGATCTAGGATCTTCTAAGCATCAGGGGAAGCCAGGGTCATCTAGCCAGCAAGGAGATCTAGGATCTTCTAAGCATCAGGGGAAGCCAGGGTCATCTAGCCAGCAAGGAGATCTAGGATCTTCTAAGCATCAGGGGAAGCCAGGGTCATCTAGCCAGCAAGGAGATCTAGGATCTTCTGGCCAACAGGGGAAGCCAGGATCTTCTAGCCAACTGGGGAAGCCAGGGTCATCTAGCCATCAAGGGAAGCCAGGGTCATCCAGCCAACAAGGAAATCTACATTTATCTAGCCAGCAAGGGAATCAAGGACCTTCTAGCAAACAGGGGAAGCCAGGGTTATCCAGACATCAAGGAAATCTACGATTATCTAGCCAGCAAGGGAAGCCAGGGGCATCTAGTCAACAAGGGAAGCCAGGGGCATCTAGCCAGCAAGGAGATCTAGGATCATCTAACCAGCAAGGAGATCTAGAATCTTCTAAGAATCAGGGGAAGCCAGGGTCTTCTAGCCAGGAAGGAGATCTAGGATCTTCTAAGCATCAGGGGAAGCCAGGGTCATCTAGCCAGCAAGGAGATCTTGGATCTTCTAGGCATCAGAGTAAACCAGGATCATCTAGCCAACAAAGAAAATTGAGGTCACTTTACAACCAACGACAAAGAAAAAATATCGACAACACTTTCAATGGCAATATAAAGGACTTTCAG taTGTTAATTATATCATGCTACTCTCTCCTAGCATGTATGGTTTCCACAGAAAATCTGCGGCCAGACATATGGGAGATCcact gcagaggagcctcaccctgtGGTCACCACCATCTAAGGCCCATGGGGAATACTGCCAGGCTACCACCGATGTTACCTTAAGGTCCAAGCGCTTCTTAGTCAGCTTGTGGTGA